In the genome of Streptomyces pactum, one region contains:
- a CDS encoding TetR/AcrR family transcriptional regulator, which produces MVARRTLLTQRESQLTREPSAPAAGTVRPGGRTARTRAAVRDAVLTGLAEYGYPGLTVEYVAERSGVHRTTLYRRWGGVEELVADALDLAGEDSWTPPDTGSLEGDLRALAHEVVDTFADTAAAAAPTAFVAAAFQSERAAGALRAFYAERFSRCEAILARAVARGEVPEGSDAAAVARAVSAPLFFRALVTREPLDSAEADQAAAATLAALRAGAYRRPARPASCDPAPSRPPAGGPVSAGGRSGP; this is translated from the coding sequence ATGGTGGCACGACGAACCCTCTTAACGCAACGGGAGTCGCAGTTGACCCGGGAACCCTCCGCTCCGGCCGCCGGCACCGTCCGCCCCGGCGGACGCACCGCACGCACCCGCGCCGCCGTCCGGGACGCGGTGCTCACCGGGCTGGCCGAGTACGGCTACCCCGGGCTGACCGTGGAGTACGTCGCCGAGCGGTCGGGCGTCCACAGGACCACCCTCTACCGGCGCTGGGGAGGCGTGGAGGAACTGGTCGCCGACGCCCTGGACCTGGCGGGCGAGGACAGCTGGACGCCGCCCGACACCGGCAGCCTCGAAGGAGACCTCCGGGCCCTCGCCCACGAGGTGGTGGACACCTTCGCGGACACCGCCGCGGCCGCCGCGCCCACCGCGTTCGTCGCCGCCGCCTTCCAGTCCGAGCGCGCGGCCGGCGCCCTGCGCGCCTTCTACGCCGAGCGCTTCTCGCGGTGCGAAGCGATACTGGCGCGCGCGGTGGCGCGCGGAGAGGTGCCGGAGGGCAGTGACGCCGCGGCGGTCGCCCGCGCCGTCTCGGCGCCGCTGTTCTTCCGGGCCCTGGTCACCCGGGAGCCGCTGGACTCAGCGGAGGCGGACCAGGCCGCGGCGGCCACCCTCGCCGCGCTCCGGGCGGGGGCCTACCGTCGGCCGGCGCGCCCCGCGTCCTGCGATCCCGCCCCCTCCCGTCCCCCGGCCGGCGGTCCGGTGTCCGCCGGGGGACGGTCCGGGCCGTGA
- a CDS encoding histidine phosphatase family protein, whose protein sequence is MARPRRIVLVRHGESEGNVDDTVYEREPDHALGLTPRGRRQAAEAGARLREMFGDERISAYVSPYRRTHQTFQLLGLDPARTRVREEPRLREQDWGNWQDREDVRRQKAYRDTYGHFFYRFAQGESGADVYDRVGAFLESLWRSFEDPDHPPNVLLVTHGLTMRLFCMRWLHWTVAEFESLSNPGNGETRALLLGPDGRYHLDRPFERWCTPEGYGFTR, encoded by the coding sequence ATGGCACGACCGCGTCGCATCGTCCTCGTCCGGCACGGCGAATCCGAGGGAAACGTCGATGACACCGTGTACGAGCGCGAGCCCGACCACGCACTGGGCCTGACGCCGCGGGGCCGCAGGCAGGCGGCCGAAGCGGGGGCGCGGCTGCGGGAGATGTTCGGCGACGAGCGGATCTCGGCCTACGTCTCCCCCTACCGGCGTACCCACCAGACGTTCCAGCTGCTCGGCCTCGATCCGGCCAGGACACGGGTCCGGGAGGAGCCGCGGCTGCGGGAACAGGACTGGGGAAACTGGCAGGACCGGGAGGACGTCCGCCGGCAGAAGGCGTACCGGGACACCTACGGGCACTTCTTCTACCGGTTCGCGCAAGGGGAGTCGGGCGCCGACGTCTACGACCGGGTCGGCGCGTTCCTGGAGAGCCTGTGGCGCAGCTTCGAGGACCCGGACCACCCGCCGAACGTACTCCTGGTCACCCACGGGCTCACCATGCGGCTGTTCTGCATGCGCTGGCTGCACTGGACGGTCGCCGAGTTCGAATCACTGTCGAACCCGGGCAACGGCGAGACCCGCGCGCTGCTCCTCGGCCCCGACGGGCGCTACCACCTCGACCGCCCGTTCGAACGTTGGTGCACCCCGGAGGGGTACGGCTTCACCCGCTAA
- a CDS encoding YdbC family protein: MLVKWMRCTVVDRRGFERGQRKWAGLLGEAGFRGQGGGWSQRRDAVAHVFSFWESRALYDAFMANSHDRLAAAQSGTYQERQVRLFEHRFDVKVGFEPKFTDVDVLRIAHCRVHEDRVEHFVQVQEKVWNPAMAGSPGMLRGFFGEAPGSEFLVLSMWNSVAEHGKYRTERVERLALRAQTEADVAAIAGDVVSIEPLWTV; this comes from the coding sequence GTGCTGGTCAAGTGGATGCGCTGCACCGTGGTCGATCGCCGTGGTTTCGAGCGCGGACAGCGGAAGTGGGCGGGCCTGCTCGGCGAGGCGGGCTTCCGGGGGCAGGGCGGCGGGTGGAGCCAGCGGCGCGACGCGGTGGCCCATGTGTTCAGCTTCTGGGAGAGCCGCGCGCTCTACGACGCCTTCATGGCGAACTCGCACGACCGGCTCGCCGCGGCACAGTCCGGCACCTACCAGGAGCGCCAGGTCCGGCTGTTCGAGCACCGGTTCGATGTGAAGGTCGGTTTCGAGCCGAAGTTCACCGATGTGGACGTGCTGCGTATCGCGCACTGCCGGGTGCACGAGGACCGGGTGGAGCACTTCGTCCAGGTGCAGGAGAAGGTGTGGAACCCGGCGATGGCCGGGTCGCCGGGCATGCTCCGGGGGTTCTTCGGGGAGGCGCCGGGGTCGGAGTTCCTGGTGCTGTCGATGTGGAACTCGGTGGCCGAACACGGCAAGTACCGCACCGAGCGGGTGGAACGCCTCGCCCTGCGGGCGCAGACCGAGGCGGACGTGGCGGCCATCGCCGGTGACGTGGTGAGCATCGAGCCGCTCTGGACGGTCTGA
- the abc-f gene encoding ribosomal protection-like ABC-F family protein produces MPTQIALHHVTVSRGGRTLLDDVSFTVRPGERIGVVGENGAGKSTLLKLLAGKLEPDDGTVTVLTGGGAGHLAQTPELPPGSTVRDAVDTALADLRAMEGRLRELESALDGGGTGPLQEYGDLLTAFEARGGYEADVRIERARHGLGLAHIGPGRLLGSLSGGEQARLGLACLIAAAPEVMLLDEPTNHLDGAALTWLEDALRAHRGTVVAVSHDRVFLERVATAVVEVDAGRRTLVRHGGGYAGFLAGKAVARRRWEQEYGQWCAETAALAEAAAGAARRVAPGRARTDGNKMAYDRDKGRVQASVSSRVRNAQERLRRLREAPVPRPPDPLRFTARPEAGATEGTLVALDGVRVGDRLAVDRLTVEAGERLLVHGPNGAGKSTLLRVMAGLLPPDEGSVHRRGRIGHLAQEIPVTRPAERLLGAFGRGLPGTPEEHTELLLSYGLFHARDLDVPVGVLSAGQRRRLALARLLARPADLLLLDEPANHLALDLVEELEQALEHWTGALVVVSHDRMLRDRFTGRRCEIRAGRPVAGAVRGGASPVAAN; encoded by the coding sequence GTGCCCACCCAGATCGCACTGCACCACGTCACCGTCTCCCGAGGGGGGCGGACGCTCCTCGACGACGTGTCCTTCACCGTCCGCCCCGGGGAGCGGATCGGCGTCGTCGGGGAGAACGGCGCGGGGAAGTCCACCCTGCTGAAGCTGCTCGCCGGCAAGCTCGAACCCGACGACGGGACGGTCACCGTGCTCACCGGCGGCGGTGCCGGACACCTGGCCCAGACCCCGGAGCTGCCGCCCGGTTCCACGGTGCGGGACGCCGTCGACACGGCGCTCGCCGACCTCCGGGCGATGGAGGGCCGGCTGCGCGAGCTGGAGTCCGCGCTCGACGGGGGCGGCACCGGTCCGCTCCAGGAGTACGGGGACCTGCTCACCGCGTTCGAGGCGCGCGGCGGTTACGAGGCCGACGTCCGGATCGAGCGGGCGCGGCACGGGCTGGGCCTGGCGCACATCGGCCCCGGGCGGCTCCTGGGAAGTCTCTCCGGCGGCGAGCAGGCCCGCCTCGGGCTCGCCTGTCTGATCGCCGCCGCCCCGGAGGTCATGCTCCTGGACGAGCCGACCAACCACCTCGACGGCGCCGCCCTCACCTGGCTGGAGGACGCCCTCCGCGCCCACCGCGGCACCGTGGTGGCCGTCTCCCACGACCGGGTCTTCCTGGAGCGGGTGGCCACCGCGGTCGTCGAGGTGGACGCCGGCCGCCGCACCCTGGTCCGTCACGGCGGCGGGTACGCCGGATTCCTCGCCGGCAAGGCCGTCGCCCGCCGCCGCTGGGAGCAGGAATACGGGCAGTGGTGTGCGGAGACCGCCGCGCTCGCCGAGGCCGCGGCCGGTGCCGCCCGGCGGGTCGCGCCCGGGCGGGCGCGGACGGACGGGAACAAGATGGCCTACGACCGGGACAAGGGCCGGGTGCAGGCATCCGTCTCCAGCCGTGTGCGCAACGCCCAGGAGCGGCTCCGCCGGCTCCGGGAGGCCCCGGTGCCACGGCCGCCGGACCCCTTGAGGTTCACGGCACGCCCCGAGGCGGGGGCCACCGAGGGGACACTGGTGGCCCTCGACGGGGTGCGGGTGGGTGACCGGCTCGCGGTGGACCGGCTCACCGTCGAGGCCGGCGAGCGGCTGCTGGTCCACGGGCCCAACGGCGCCGGCAAGAGCACCCTGCTGCGGGTCATGGCGGGACTGCTGCCGCCGGACGAGGGGAGCGTGCACCGCCGTGGCCGGATCGGCCACCTCGCCCAGGAGATTCCGGTGACCCGCCCGGCCGAGCGGCTGCTCGGGGCGTTCGGGCGCGGGCTGCCGGGCACGCCCGAGGAGCACACCGAACTCCTGTTGTCCTACGGGCTCTTCCACGCCCGGGACCTCGATGTGCCGGTCGGCGTGCTCTCCGCGGGCCAGCGCCGCAGGCTCGCCCTCGCCCGGCTGCTGGCCCGGCCCGCGGATCTGCTGCTGCTCGACGAACCGGCCAACCACCTGGCCCTGGACCTGGTGGAGGAACTGGAGCAGGCCCTGGAGCACTGGACCGGTGCGCTGGTCGTGGTCTCGCACGACAGGATGCTGCGCGACAGGTTCACCGGCCGGCGGTGCGAGATACGGGCCGGCAGGCCGGTGGCCGGCGCCGTCCGCGGCGGGGCGAGCCCGGTGGCGGCGAACTAG